From Amycolatopsis sp. YIM 10, the proteins below share one genomic window:
- a CDS encoding iron-siderophore ABC transporter substrate-binding protein: MDRSPTRRLRRFAGLLTSALLVSAALAGCGSEEAPAAPTVPGAVPVEPAAFPVTIDHKYGSTEIKAEPKRIVTVGLTDQDALLSVGVVPVATSEFVGEFPGAIGPWATQKLNGAPLPEVMKGTTDPQFEKIASLRPDLILGLYSGMTQEHYDKLAKIAPTVAQPKEFKDYGVPWQESTRRITKAVGRGGAGEQIISEVDAKLAAVKQAHPEFAGKSALMATTYQGYFIYGSEDPRSRVLASLGFVLPPNLDQVIGDKFGANISPERTDLLNVDVLSWIVPGLDEGRATLDKDTLYSGMRVAQEKREVLIDEASPYGAGISFVSPLSVPWVVDRLVPQLTAAVDGNPATEVKPVTS; this comes from the coding sequence ATGGATCGATCCCCGACCCGCCGACTCCGGCGTTTCGCCGGGTTGCTGACCTCGGCGCTGTTGGTCAGCGCCGCACTGGCCGGCTGCGGCAGCGAGGAAGCCCCCGCGGCGCCGACCGTCCCGGGTGCCGTCCCGGTCGAGCCCGCCGCCTTCCCGGTGACGATCGACCACAAGTACGGGTCGACCGAGATCAAGGCGGAGCCGAAGCGGATCGTCACGGTCGGGCTCACCGACCAGGACGCGTTGCTCTCCGTCGGCGTGGTGCCGGTGGCCACCAGCGAGTTCGTCGGCGAGTTCCCCGGCGCGATCGGCCCATGGGCGACGCAGAAGCTGAACGGCGCGCCGCTGCCCGAGGTGATGAAGGGCACCACCGACCCGCAGTTCGAGAAGATCGCCTCGCTGCGCCCCGACCTCATCCTCGGCCTCTACTCCGGGATGACCCAGGAGCATTACGACAAGCTGGCGAAGATCGCACCGACCGTGGCGCAGCCCAAGGAGTTCAAGGACTACGGCGTGCCGTGGCAGGAGAGCACCCGCCGGATCACCAAGGCCGTCGGCCGGGGCGGCGCCGGCGAGCAGATCATTTCCGAGGTCGACGCGAAGCTGGCCGCGGTCAAGCAGGCGCACCCGGAGTTCGCGGGCAAGAGCGCGCTGATGGCGACCACCTACCAGGGCTACTTCATCTACGGCAGTGAGGACCCGCGCTCGCGGGTGCTGGCGTCGCTCGGCTTTGTCCTGCCGCCGAACCTCGACCAGGTCATCGGCGACAAGTTCGGCGCGAACATCAGCCCGGAGCGCACCGACCTGCTCAACGTGGACGTGCTTTCGTGGATCGTCCCCGGGCTGGACGAGGGACGCGCGACCCTGGACAAGGACACGCTGTACTCGGGGATGCGCGTGGCGCAGGAGAAGCGCGAGGTGCTGATCGACGAGGCCAGCCCGTACGGCGCGGGCATCTCGTTCGTGTCGCCGCTGTCGGTGCCGTGGGTGGTCGACCGGCTGGTGCCGCAGCTGACCGCGGCAGTGGACGGCAACCCGGCCACCGAGGTCAAGCCCGTGACCTCCTGA
- a CDS encoding MbtH family protein, producing the protein MSNPFDNPDGTFSVLVNEEQQHSLWPEFAEVPAGWTVAFGPAPRQECLDYVETNWTDLRPASLR; encoded by the coding sequence ATGAGCAACCCCTTCGACAACCCCGACGGCACGTTCTCCGTGCTGGTCAACGAGGAGCAGCAGCACAGCCTGTGGCCGGAGTTCGCCGAGGTGCCGGCCGGCTGGACGGTCGCCTTCGGACCTGCCCCGCGCCAGGAGTGCCTGGACTACGTCGAGACCAACTGGACCGACCTGCGCCCAGCTTCCCTGCGCTGA